Within Halorubrum lacusprofundi ATCC 49239, the genomic segment GCCTCGTCGTTGGGAGCGGACAGCGGACTGTCGGCGTACAGCCCGGCGTTGATCGACGAGAGCGTCTCCGGTCGCTGGTTCGTGATCTCGAAGGAGACCCGGCGCGTCTCGCCGGCCGGCACCGTCGTGTTGTCGGCGACGAGGTCGAACTCGGGCTGGCGCGGCGCCACCTCGATCCGGCGCGTCTCGTCGACCGCGATCGTCGAGTCGCCGCTCGTGTATTCGGTCGTGAACCGGAACTGCCGCGGTCCGGGGTCGGCGTTGCCGTTCACGTCCGCGTCGAAGGAGAACTCGACCGACTCGCCGGCCGGGATGTCCGGGAGCGCGTACCGGCTCTCCCCGAGGCTCACCCGCTGGCTCTGCGGGTCCGCGACCAGCACCGCGTCGTCGACATCGAGCGGGCCCTCGTTCGTGAGCGTCCCGGAGACGGTCCCCGAATAACCGACTTCGAGGGTTCCCTCGACGTTCTCGACCGAGAACGACTGCTCGGGTGCCGGGACGACGCCCGCCCGCGAGGACGGCGCGGTCTCCTCGATCCCGTCGCGGTCGCGGTAGTCGACCGTCGAGACGAACGCGTACGCCCCCCCGCCGAAGTCGGGCGAGATCGTGGAGTCGAACGTCACGGTCCGGTTCTCACCGGGCTCCCAGTTTCCGACGAACGTCTCACCGCTGCCGTCGCTGCCGATTACGGCCCCGCTCCCGGTCGTGGTCCCCGTGACGATCGCGTCGCGGGCGACCTCGTCGCCGACGTTTCGGAGGGTCGCAGTTACGTCACCGCTCCCGCCGACCTGCGCGTCCGTCTCGGTGTCGAGGATCGCGAACCGGGCGCCGTCGTCGACGACGATCGTGACGTCGAAGCGGTCGATTCCGCGGTAGTCCTTGTGGTTGTTGAACTCGGGGATCACCTCGTAGGTGTACCGGTAGCGGGCGGTCACCTCGACCTCGTACTGCCCATCTGGCACGTCGTCGGGGACCGTGACATCGAGCGGGACCTGAACGGGACTCGCGTCGGTTCGAACGTCGCCGACCACCGTCGTGCCGTCGCCCACCTCGATGGGCACGTCGCCGTCGTCGACCTCCAGCGTGAGTCCGCGGGCGGTCGTCACGCGGTCGTCGAGGTCGTTGCCCATGTCCATCTCACCCGTGTTGAGGATGTCGACCATCACCTGCGACTCGGTGCCGCTCGAGACGGTTCGCTGCGAGAGGAAGAGATCGAGAACGGGCGAGCCGCGGACCTGTCCATCGGTCGTCTGAGCGGCCACGTCGACCCCGACCGCATCGCCGCCGATCGCGTTGCTCCCGACCAGCGCCGCCTGCCCCCGATCGAGCGCGTCGCCGGATCCGGGCGCGGCGGCCCCGGAGAGCGCGACGCCGGCGACGAGCGCCCCGGCCGCGACGAACGCGAGAACCAGCGTGCCAATCTTCGCGGCCCGGCTCATCTCCGTCCCCCGACACCGGGTCCACTGACCGCGGCGCCGTAGCAACCACCGGATCGTCCACCGACCGCGTCGAGTCGAGTCATACGTTCGTGTCGGATGCTCTCAACATAAGCGTATTGAATGAACGTTCAATCAGGAGCGCTATATACGCGGCTCCGGTATGTGGCGCATGAAGGACCCGTTCGCGGAGCCGGCCGACACGCGTCAGGCCATCCTCGGAGCGGCGTTCCGCGCGCTCTGTGAGCACGGGTACGCAGATCTCACGATCAAACGGATCGGCGAGGAGTTCGACAAGAGTCCCTCGCTCGTCTATCACCACTATGACGGAAAAGACGAGCTGTTGGTCGACTTACTCGAGTTCCTGCTCGACGGTTTTGAGGAGTCCGTCTCCTCGGACGCGTTCGACTTGACACCCGAAGAGCGGCTCGACGCTTACGTCGCGGCGACGATCGACCCCGACTCGATCGCCGGCGAACACGGCCCCGACGGCCGGTTCATGACCGTTATCGTCGAGCTCCGCGCGCAGGCAGCGACCGACGACGCGTACCGCGACCACTTCGACCGCAGCGACCGGGTGTTCGGCTCGTTTCTCGAACGCGCGGTCCGTGAAGCGGCGGCCGAGGTTCGGGAGGGGGCGCAGTCCGAAGCGCCGGCCGGGGCCGAAGCGCCGTCACCCGGTGACGATCCGATTCCTCCCGCCGAGGTGGCGTCGACACTCCAGACGCTCGCGACCGGCGGGATGTTGCGGTGGGCGACGACGACCGACCGCGAGTGGATCGACGGTACCCGGAAGGGGATCCGCCGATACCTAGAGTCGGTACTGCCGAAGGTCGATCCCGACGGCTGAGCGGGGACGCTCGGATCGACGGGATCGGCGGAATCAGCGATCGGTGACGCCGTCGGCGTCCATTCGCGACACTTCCTCTTCGAGCCACTCCCGGAGCCACTTCACGCGCTTGATGCGCTGGTGAGCGATGCCCTCGGCGGTGTCGGAGACGACACGTTCGGTGTGGTCGTTGGCACGCTGGAGCACCCGATCGACCATCTTCGCGGAGTCCATGTGGGTCCGTGACTCGTAGCCCATCCGGAGTAACATTAACACCGCGCCGTTCGCACCGACCTTGTCGAGCAGGTCGGCTTCCATCAGACACCGGCTCTCCAGGGGCACGTCCGTGAGATCGCCGGTGTAGGAGTGGTCGACGACCGCGCCGCACACCTCTTCGATGAACGATTCCGGGTAGTTGCCTCGGCTCTGTAAGTACTCGCGGGCGACACGCGCGCCGGCCTCGGCGTGCACGTCCTGTTCGGCCTCCAGTTTCGCCACGTCGTGGAACACTGCAGCCACCCGGACCACGTCCACGTCGG encodes:
- a CDS encoding COG1361 S-layer family protein, whose amino-acid sequence is MSRAAKIGTLVLAFVAAGALVAGVALSGAAAPGSGDALDRGQAALVGSNAIGGDAVGVDVAAQTTDGQVRGSPVLDLFLSQRTVSSGTESQVMVDILNTGEMDMGNDLDDRVTTARGLTLEVDDGDVPIEVGDGTTVVGDVRTDASPVQVPLDVTVPDDVPDGQYEVEVTARYRYTYEVIPEFNNHKDYRGIDRFDVTIVVDDGARFAILDTETDAQVGGSGDVTATLRNVGDEVARDAIVTGTTTGSGAVIGSDGSGETFVGNWEPGENRTVTFDSTISPDFGGGAYAFVSTVDYRDRDGIEETAPSSRAGVVPAPEQSFSVENVEGTLEVGYSGTVSGTLTNEGPLDVDDAVLVADPQSQRVSLGESRYALPDIPAGESVEFSFDADVNGNADPGPRQFRFTTEYTSGDSTIAVDETRRIEVAPRQPEFDLVADNTTVPAGETRRVSFEITNQRPETLSSINAGLYADSPLSAPNDEAFVDELEPGESTEIWFEVSAAPGASVETHPVELDFRYNDERGNDRISDVTQFPIDVTESTDDGGLPITALVVGLLVVVGVAGTVVWYRRR
- a CDS encoding TetR/AcrR family transcriptional regulator, whose amino-acid sequence is MKDPFAEPADTRQAILGAAFRALCEHGYADLTIKRIGEEFDKSPSLVYHHYDGKDELLVDLLEFLLDGFEESVSSDAFDLTPEERLDAYVAATIDPDSIAGEHGPDGRFMTVIVELRAQAATDDAYRDHFDRSDRVFGSFLERAVREAAAEVREGAQSEAPAGAEAPSPGDDPIPPAEVASTLQTLATGGMLRWATTTDREWIDGTRKGIRRYLESVLPKVDPDG
- a CDS encoding HD domain-containing protein; this encodes MVPVGVEIKETEVSDEDFEEMKGFVRDYLAASVESEEDGGRMRWYPWHSSDYRFNHILNVVDLATDIAEAEGADVDVVRVAAVFHDVAKLEAEQDVHAEAGARVAREYLQSRGNYPESFIEEVCGAVVDHSYTGDLTDVPLESRCLMEADLLDKVGANGAVLMLLRMGYESRTHMDSAKMVDRVLQRANDHTERVVSDTAEGIAHQRIKRVKWLREWLEEEVSRMDADGVTDR